One Arvicanthis niloticus isolate mArvNil1 chromosome 3, mArvNil1.pat.X, whole genome shotgun sequence DNA segment encodes these proteins:
- the Rp1l1 gene encoding retinitis pigmentosa 1-like 1 protein isoform X1 — translation MVMLEDAEMLCDIVMPEDMLTESCLALHIMNSTPGDTRDAPAPSQPAPSHRQCLLPSVAHTPSVTEVTPAKKITFLKRGDPQFAGVRLAVHQRTFKTFSALMDELSQRMPLSFGVRSVTTPRGLHGLSALEQLQDGGCYLCSDRKPPKTPRDTGQLQRKSPSAGQSQVFEGGGEAPVTSYSWKGPRAPRRLTLVKNGDPRCQQTVVLSHKNTRNLAAFLSKASELLRFPVKQVYTICGKKVDSLQTLLDGPSLLVCAGNEAFKRLEMENERGNRTRMLSGVTARNERGCWGPNTKQSVIHSRGRSGGKLRQFSLASERSGLSDHPASGHQAWAGPALDRCPQDTPAPPGSLVAADGVEKKVCMNEDGSLSVEMKVRFQLLDEDTLRWSQRVGVGHASVFAGASGEGQDLREADRFCCRQEGYPWGILEPGAQGLGPYDGGCQGAFDVGQQSRPSYDIWRNPLTAPEGTRPTPRRRWGLAKLSRCKNHWRQGASDRKGHGKDNSSPVSTRRHPRSVQPGSCCPWTPEGETGSDTLQPVSSASSQSETELESGESPCLQDTGPRGLRPETQSIKRALSDTSVNVESCGESSEGGGQLHRGSSQARVMASQGQVTKGDNPYISTQSHLPLNHPGLQTEKYSEGTRWREVRGEPVLRLPLVPGHSGSQNTQRDALPVPARAPAQRRQRKQKRPAGVVCLPSVSAPYQVAQKGHAGQCYHCRDTQSSLDTALQMPVPPEREQACPGSPAQQFPSNSSSAENQAEDLRSPCSSSLDFRETQATSKAATMAMSDSDCVSSFCHPSTHSAEPVGDTKCQAHSSTPSPVHREEVGCLRDTAGTTPEPFSSSVLPDRWPEAEDPRTYQDRLQVAPSSPFTVPSGQTQASVSEACLGGSSFCPTPSKEQTCSGREPASSSRASSDHSRADGYAGAGRTLLRKSPSIRGSLEEREEDGGVTPSALPYTSPDAVVREWLGNIPEKPVFMTYEMAGETTEVPNDGPEGPKEDLGDGCSLKVLGELTQARQQPPEEVTDEHPEPAEVLSGPGSVCSKMGGDLHPDATPGERLKAPAESGIGEGTIADHGVSLCALPTRISTSTQIMKALLGSKPGRPSSLPEVSSTVAQRLSSSAEALIACLAKLHFFDEGLGPLDGKVRLEESPKYQEMLSISQTLWPGSELGQGQLDFGLRGLTSHQALLGTEDFTPSSSSGVDVSSGSGGSGESSVPCVTENTLAPEKIDLPLKIPSQRPDSRSQEYTELETHSTVSSGSQVRACATSGEEAGKGGRKQTWGSAPEESVESTMLEGNAQSEETEARVRERLQENSVHGKELPEEGARVCSQEMLAAGSQDGAGSPEDTRVPKDDAGTDAASGELGPLDGREEHTESPQHFNEGNSRVSEHQGARILELGLEEMPRVGARGCKQACIKASSGTRETNTSMAHKGSLDPDPIWVFKLLKKIEKAFMAHLADATAELRARWNLHDNNLLDQMVTELEQDVGQRLQASTVREIRKIQSRAGKTVPEPPREALRGQTSLQTEQRRRRLQGLRNLSALPGQGALSLTLEDGPTALGIRSDSGPVEDEFCPCEICLKKKRTPRFPKDATTVSGAPVRKAFDLQQILQSKKGGSSSREAIEVAPQKTGMMLSQEDPRTDQGADEKQGLRLAQGLGVTEGEEGEGEQRLKAEQGTEILKTEGSGCHVLEEDTATEEDGKICIGTVQESQQLEGTEIRKEETLHQSLRDEGNSEAPAGEGAHSMEIQEASTDRQTEVESKSQDVKKDSPWVSSGESQERVGSDNTSLDQEGRLPNHYQRPVPQSHYTECSSRASSLDNCSQVSQKGSDGDFLRDLKRTKAKNSRILHAERKVPIMYPESSSEQEEAPSSPQPPKQGKGEDEQSAGSVAHTQVGDRVDGFGQDDLDF, via the exons AGCCTGCACCAAGCCACCGGCAGTGTCTCCTGCCCTCTGTGGCTCACACTCCCTCCGTTACTGAGGTGACACCGGCCAAGAAGATAACCTTCCTCAAGCGAGGAGATCCCCAGTTTGCTGGGGTTCGCCTGGCTGTTCACCAGCGCACTTTCAAGACCTTCAGCGCCCTAATGGATGAGCTGTCTCAGCGCATGCCTCTTTCCTTTGGGGTGCGTTCTGTCACCACACCCCGGGGTTTGCATGGCCTCAGTGCCCTGGAGCAGCTGCAAGATGGGGGCTGCTACCTCTGCTCTGATAGGAAGCCCCCTAAAACTCCAAGAGACACAGGCCAGCTTCAACGGAAAAGCCCCTCTGCTGGGCAGTCACAGGTTTTTGAAGGTGGCGGTGAAGCCCCAGTAACATCCTATTCCTGGAAGGGTCCCAGGGCCCCAAGGAGGCTGACACTGGTGAAGAATGGGGATCCTAGATGCCAGcagacagtggttctcagtcaCAAGAACACCAGGAATCTGGCAGCCTTTCTCAGCAAAGCCTCTGAGCTTCTACGCTTTCCTGTCAAACAGGTGTACACAATCTGCGGGAAGAAG GTGGACTCTCTGCAGACACTCCTGGATGGCCCCTCCCTGCTGGTATGTGCTGGGAACGAGGCCTTCAAACGTCTGGAGATGGAAAATGAGAGAGGGAACAGGACCAGAATGTTATCTGGTGTGACTGCAAGGAATGAACGTG GTTGCTGGGGACCAAACACCAAGCAGAGTGTCATACACTCGAGGGGCAGATCTGGCGGCAAGCTGCGGCAGTTTTCCTTGGCTTCAGAGAGGTCTGGTCTCAGTGACCATCCAGCATCTGGTCATCAAGCCTGGGCAGGACCTGCTTTGGACAGGTGCCCTCAGGACACACCTGCCCCACCTGGTTCCTTGGTGGCTGCTGATGGTGTAGAGAAGAAGGTCTGCATGAATGAGGATGGCAGTCTGTCTGTGGAGATGAAAGTCCGCTTCCAGCTTCTGGATGAGGACACCCTGCGGTGGTCccagagggtgggggtggggcatgccaGTGTCTTCGCAGGAGCCAGTGGAGAGGGTCAGGACCTGAGGGAGGCTGACAGGTTCTGTTGCAGACAGGAGGGCTACCCTTGGGGCATCTTAGAGCCTGGGGCACAGGGACTGGGTCCCTATGATGGAGGATGCCAGGGAGCTTTTGATGTGGGCCAGCAGTCACGGCCCAGCTATGACATATGGAGGAATCCCCTGACTGCCCCTGAGGGCACAAGGCCAACACCTCGAAGGAGATGGGGTCTGGCTAAGCTCTCTAGATGCAAGAACCACTGGAGACAGGGGGCCAGTGATAGGAAAGGACATGGCAAAGATAATTCCAGCCCAGTCTCGACTCGTAGGCATCCTAGAAGTGTCCAGCCAGGCTCCTGCTGTCCTTGGACTCCAGAAGGTGAGACAGGCAGTGACACCTTGCAACCagtctcctcagcttcttcccaaAGTGAGACTGAGCTGGAATCTGGTGAGAGCCCCTGCTTACAGGACACAGGACCCCGTGGATTGAGACCTGAGACCCAAAGTATAAAAAGAGCCCTTTCTGATACATCAGTCAATGTCGAGTCTTGTGGGGAGTCTAGTGAGGGTGGTGGTCAGCTCCACAGAGGCTCAAGCCAGGCAAGGGTCATGGCTTCCCAGGGGCAAGTCACCAAAGGTGACAACCCCTATATTTCCACCCAGAGTCACTTACCTTTGAACCACCCGGGTCTTCAGACAGAGAAGTATAGTGAGGGCACCAGGTGGCGGGAGGTCAGAGGTGAGCCTGTACTGAGACTGCCCCTGGTTCCGGGCCATTCTGGTtctcagaacacacagagagatgctcTCCCAGTTCCTGCCCGTGCCCCAGCCCAGCGGAGgcaaagaaagcagaagaggcCAGCTGGTGTTGTGTGCTTGCCCAGTGTCTCTGCCCCTTACCAAGTGGCTCAGAAAGGCCATGCCGGGCAGTGTTACCATTGCAGGGACACTCAATCCTCACTGGACACAGCCTTGCAAATGCCAGTGCCTCCGGAAAGAGAACAAGCCTGCCCAGGAAGCCCAGCACAGCAATTTCCTTCAAACTCATCCAGTGCAGAAAACCAGGCCGAGGATCTGAGATCCCCATGCTCTAGTTCTCTTGATTTTCGGGAAACACAAGCCACCAGCAAAGCCGCCACCATGGCTATGAGTGACTCAGACTGTGTTTCCAGCttttgtcatcccagcactcactcTGCAGAGCCAGTAGGGGACACCAAGTGCCAGGCTCACTCATCAACTCCCTCACCTGTCCACAGAGAAGAGGTTGGTTGCCTGCGGGACACGGCAGGGACCACCCCTGAGCCTTTCTCATCCTCTGTGCTACCGGACAGATGGCCTGAGGCAGAAGATCCAAGAACCTACCAAGATCGCTTACAGGTTGCACCATCTTCTCCCTTCACAGTCCCCAGTGGTCAGACACAGGCCTCTGTCTCTGAGGCCTGCTTAGGGGGAAGTAGTTTCTGCCCAACTCCATCCAAGGAACAAACATGTTCTGGAAGGGAGCCTGCAAGCAGCAGTAGAGCCAGCAGTGACCACAGTAGAGCCGATGGCTATGCAGGGGCCGGGAGGACTCTGCTGAGGAAGTCCCCTAGCATCAGGGGAAGCCTTGAGGAGCGGGAAGAGGATGGTGGAGTGACACCCAGTGCTCTGCCTTACACCTCTCCAGATGCTGTGGTCCGTGAGTGGCTAGGCAACATCCCAGAAAAGCCGGTATTCATGACATATGAGATGGCAGGTGAGACCACAGAGGTGCCCAATGATGGCCCAGAAGGTCCCAAGGAGGACCTGGGCGATGGCTGTTCTTTGAAAGTTCTGGGGGAACTGACTCAGGCCAGACAGCAGCCCCCAGAAGAGGTTACTGATGAGCACCCAGAGCCAGCAGAAGTCCTCTCAGGACCTGGTTCTGTGTGCTCCAAAATGGGAGGTGATCTGCATCCAGACGCAACACCAGGTGAAAGACTCAAGGCTCCTGCAGAATCTGGAATAGGAGAAGGGACCATAGCGGACCATGGTGTGAGCCTATGTGCACTCCCCACCAGGATCTCAACCTCTACACAGATCATGAAGGCCTTGCTAGGCTCCAAGCCAGGCCGGCCCAGCAGTCTACCAGAGGTCTCTAGCACAGTAGCCCAGAGGCTCAGCAGCTCTGCTGAGGCCCTTATTGCCTGCCTTGCCAAGCTCCATTTCTTTGATGAGGGTCTGGGGCCCCTGGATGGCAAAGTGAGGCTTGAAGAGTCCCCTAAGTACCAGGAGATGCTGAGTATCTCCCAGACCCTGTGGCCTGGGAGTGAGCTTGGGCAAGGCCAGCTGGACTTTGGCCTCAGAGGACTCACTTCACACCAGGCTCTGTTGGGGACTGAGGACTTCACACCCAGCTCCTCTTCTGGTGTGGATGTGAGTAGTGGCTCTGGAGGCTCAGGTGAGAGCAGTGTGCCCTGTGTCACGGAAAATACCCTGGCTCCCGAGAAGATAGATTTGCCCTTGAAAATCCCCTCTCAAAGACCTGATTCCAGgagccaggagtacacagagcTAGAGACTCATTCCACAGTCTCATCTGGCTCTCAGGTAAGGGCTTGTGCCACCAGTGGGGAGGAGGCAGGTaaaggaggcaggaagcagaCGTGGGGCAGTGCCCCAGAAGAATCGGTCGAAAGCACGATGCTGGAAGGGAATGCACAGTCAGAAGAAACAGAAGCGAGAGTAAGAGAAAGGCTACAGGAAAACAGTGTCCATGGAAAAGAGCTTCCAGAAGAAGGGGCTAGGGTCTGCAGTCAGGAAATGCTTGCAGCTGGCTCTCAGGATGGGGCAGGGTCGCCAGAAGACACCAGAGTGCCAAAAGATGACGCAGGAACTGATGCGGCCTCTGGAGAACTGGGACCCCTAGATGGGAGAGAGGAACACACAGAGTCCCCTCAGCATTTCAATGAGGGCAACTCAAGGGTTAGTGAGCATCAAGGTGCTCGCATACTGGAGCTTGGATTGGAAGAGATGCCCAGAGTGGGCGCAAGGGGCTGCAAGCAAGCCTGCATCAAGGCCAGCTCAGGAACCAGGGAGACAAACACATCCATGGCCCACAAGGGATCTCTGGACCCTGACCCAATCTGGGTGTTCAAGTTGCTGAAGAAGATAGAGAAAGCCTTCATGGCTCACCTGGCTGATGCCACAGCTGAACTCCGAGCCCGATGGAACCTTCATGACAACAACCTGCTGGACCAGATGGTGACGGAGCTGGAGCAGGATGTGGGCCAACGGTTGCAGGCAAGCACTGTCAGGGAAATCAGAAAGATCCAGAGCCGGGCAGGGAAGACGGTTCCAGAACCACCCCGGGaagccctcagaggccagacGTCTTTACAGACAGAGCAGCGCAGGCGTCGCCTTCAGGGCTTGCGCAACCTCTCAGCCCTCCCTGGCCAGGGTGCCCTCTCCCTCACCCTGGAGGATGGGCCCACAGCCTTAGGAATCAGGTCAGATTCAGGGCCTGTGGAGGATGAGTTCTGTCCCTGTGAAATCTGTCTGAAGAAGAAGAGGACCCCTAGATTCCCAAAGGATGCCACAACAGTCTCTGGTGCTCCGGTCAGAAAAGCCTTTGACCTACAGCAAATTCTACAGAGCAAGAAAGGAGGAAGCAGTAGTAGAGAGGCCATAGAGGTGGCCCCTCAGAAGACAGGGATGATGTTGTCTCAGGAGGACCCCAGAACTGACCAGGGAGCTGATGAGAAGCAAGGGCTGAGGTTGGCACAAGGGCTTGGGGTaactgagggagaggagggggaaggggaacagAGGCTGAAAGCAGAGCAGGGTACTGAGATTTTGAAAACAGAAGGATCTGGTTGCCATGTACTAGAAGAGGACACAGCCACTGAGGAAGATGGGAAAATCTGCATTGGCACTGTCCAAGAAAGCCAACAGCTAGAGGGAACTGAGATCAGGAAGGAGGAAACCCTGCACCAGAGTCTTAGAGATGAAGGCAATTCAGAGGCTCCAGCAGGAGAGGGTGCCCACTCTATGGAGATTCAGGAAGCttctacagacagacagacggaggTAGAAAGCAAAAGTCAAGATGTAAAGAAAGACAGCCCTTGGGTAAGCTCAGGAGAGAGCCAGGAAAGGGTGGGATCTGACAACACCAGCCTAGACCAAGAGGGGAGGCTCCCGAACCACTATCAAAGGCCAGTCCCCCAGAGCCACTACACAGAATGCTCCTCCAGGGCATCGTCTCTGGACAACTGCTCACAGGTGTCTCAGAAGGGCTCAGATGGAGACTTTCTAAGAGACCTCAAGCGCACCAAAGCCAAGAACAGCAGGATCTTACATGCAGAGAGGAAAGTCCCCATAATGTATCCAGAAAGTTCTTCTGAGCAAGAAGAAGCCCCCTCCAGCCCACAGCCTCCAaagcaggggaaaggggaagatgaGCAATCAGCTGGAAGCGTGGCTCATACCCAGGTTGGGGATAGGGTAGATGGCTTTGGCCAGGACGACTTAGATTTCTAG
- the Rp1l1 gene encoding retinitis pigmentosa 1-like 1 protein isoform X2 gives MNSTPGDTRDAPAPSQPAPSHRQCLLPSVAHTPSVTEVTPAKKITFLKRGDPQFAGVRLAVHQRTFKTFSALMDELSQRMPLSFGVRSVTTPRGLHGLSALEQLQDGGCYLCSDRKPPKTPRDTGQLQRKSPSAGQSQVFEGGGEAPVTSYSWKGPRAPRRLTLVKNGDPRCQQTVVLSHKNTRNLAAFLSKASELLRFPVKQVYTICGKKVDSLQTLLDGPSLLVCAGNEAFKRLEMENERGNRTRMLSGVTARNERGCWGPNTKQSVIHSRGRSGGKLRQFSLASERSGLSDHPASGHQAWAGPALDRCPQDTPAPPGSLVAADGVEKKVCMNEDGSLSVEMKVRFQLLDEDTLRWSQRVGVGHASVFAGASGEGQDLREADRFCCRQEGYPWGILEPGAQGLGPYDGGCQGAFDVGQQSRPSYDIWRNPLTAPEGTRPTPRRRWGLAKLSRCKNHWRQGASDRKGHGKDNSSPVSTRRHPRSVQPGSCCPWTPEGETGSDTLQPVSSASSQSETELESGESPCLQDTGPRGLRPETQSIKRALSDTSVNVESCGESSEGGGQLHRGSSQARVMASQGQVTKGDNPYISTQSHLPLNHPGLQTEKYSEGTRWREVRGEPVLRLPLVPGHSGSQNTQRDALPVPARAPAQRRQRKQKRPAGVVCLPSVSAPYQVAQKGHAGQCYHCRDTQSSLDTALQMPVPPEREQACPGSPAQQFPSNSSSAENQAEDLRSPCSSSLDFRETQATSKAATMAMSDSDCVSSFCHPSTHSAEPVGDTKCQAHSSTPSPVHREEVGCLRDTAGTTPEPFSSSVLPDRWPEAEDPRTYQDRLQVAPSSPFTVPSGQTQASVSEACLGGSSFCPTPSKEQTCSGREPASSSRASSDHSRADGYAGAGRTLLRKSPSIRGSLEEREEDGGVTPSALPYTSPDAVVREWLGNIPEKPVFMTYEMAGETTEVPNDGPEGPKEDLGDGCSLKVLGELTQARQQPPEEVTDEHPEPAEVLSGPGSVCSKMGGDLHPDATPGERLKAPAESGIGEGTIADHGVSLCALPTRISTSTQIMKALLGSKPGRPSSLPEVSSTVAQRLSSSAEALIACLAKLHFFDEGLGPLDGKVRLEESPKYQEMLSISQTLWPGSELGQGQLDFGLRGLTSHQALLGTEDFTPSSSSGVDVSSGSGGSGESSVPCVTENTLAPEKIDLPLKIPSQRPDSRSQEYTELETHSTVSSGSQVRACATSGEEAGKGGRKQTWGSAPEESVESTMLEGNAQSEETEARVRERLQENSVHGKELPEEGARVCSQEMLAAGSQDGAGSPEDTRVPKDDAGTDAASGELGPLDGREEHTESPQHFNEGNSRVSEHQGARILELGLEEMPRVGARGCKQACIKASSGTRETNTSMAHKGSLDPDPIWVFKLLKKIEKAFMAHLADATAELRARWNLHDNNLLDQMVTELEQDVGQRLQASTVREIRKIQSRAGKTVPEPPREALRGQTSLQTEQRRRRLQGLRNLSALPGQGALSLTLEDGPTALGIRSDSGPVEDEFCPCEICLKKKRTPRFPKDATTVSGAPVRKAFDLQQILQSKKGGSSSREAIEVAPQKTGMMLSQEDPRTDQGADEKQGLRLAQGLGVTEGEEGEGEQRLKAEQGTEILKTEGSGCHVLEEDTATEEDGKICIGTVQESQQLEGTEIRKEETLHQSLRDEGNSEAPAGEGAHSMEIQEASTDRQTEVESKSQDVKKDSPWVSSGESQERVGSDNTSLDQEGRLPNHYQRPVPQSHYTECSSRASSLDNCSQVSQKGSDGDFLRDLKRTKAKNSRILHAERKVPIMYPESSSEQEEAPSSPQPPKQGKGEDEQSAGSVAHTQVGDRVDGFGQDDLDF, from the exons AGCCTGCACCAAGCCACCGGCAGTGTCTCCTGCCCTCTGTGGCTCACACTCCCTCCGTTACTGAGGTGACACCGGCCAAGAAGATAACCTTCCTCAAGCGAGGAGATCCCCAGTTTGCTGGGGTTCGCCTGGCTGTTCACCAGCGCACTTTCAAGACCTTCAGCGCCCTAATGGATGAGCTGTCTCAGCGCATGCCTCTTTCCTTTGGGGTGCGTTCTGTCACCACACCCCGGGGTTTGCATGGCCTCAGTGCCCTGGAGCAGCTGCAAGATGGGGGCTGCTACCTCTGCTCTGATAGGAAGCCCCCTAAAACTCCAAGAGACACAGGCCAGCTTCAACGGAAAAGCCCCTCTGCTGGGCAGTCACAGGTTTTTGAAGGTGGCGGTGAAGCCCCAGTAACATCCTATTCCTGGAAGGGTCCCAGGGCCCCAAGGAGGCTGACACTGGTGAAGAATGGGGATCCTAGATGCCAGcagacagtggttctcagtcaCAAGAACACCAGGAATCTGGCAGCCTTTCTCAGCAAAGCCTCTGAGCTTCTACGCTTTCCTGTCAAACAGGTGTACACAATCTGCGGGAAGAAG GTGGACTCTCTGCAGACACTCCTGGATGGCCCCTCCCTGCTGGTATGTGCTGGGAACGAGGCCTTCAAACGTCTGGAGATGGAAAATGAGAGAGGGAACAGGACCAGAATGTTATCTGGTGTGACTGCAAGGAATGAACGTG GTTGCTGGGGACCAAACACCAAGCAGAGTGTCATACACTCGAGGGGCAGATCTGGCGGCAAGCTGCGGCAGTTTTCCTTGGCTTCAGAGAGGTCTGGTCTCAGTGACCATCCAGCATCTGGTCATCAAGCCTGGGCAGGACCTGCTTTGGACAGGTGCCCTCAGGACACACCTGCCCCACCTGGTTCCTTGGTGGCTGCTGATGGTGTAGAGAAGAAGGTCTGCATGAATGAGGATGGCAGTCTGTCTGTGGAGATGAAAGTCCGCTTCCAGCTTCTGGATGAGGACACCCTGCGGTGGTCccagagggtgggggtggggcatgccaGTGTCTTCGCAGGAGCCAGTGGAGAGGGTCAGGACCTGAGGGAGGCTGACAGGTTCTGTTGCAGACAGGAGGGCTACCCTTGGGGCATCTTAGAGCCTGGGGCACAGGGACTGGGTCCCTATGATGGAGGATGCCAGGGAGCTTTTGATGTGGGCCAGCAGTCACGGCCCAGCTATGACATATGGAGGAATCCCCTGACTGCCCCTGAGGGCACAAGGCCAACACCTCGAAGGAGATGGGGTCTGGCTAAGCTCTCTAGATGCAAGAACCACTGGAGACAGGGGGCCAGTGATAGGAAAGGACATGGCAAAGATAATTCCAGCCCAGTCTCGACTCGTAGGCATCCTAGAAGTGTCCAGCCAGGCTCCTGCTGTCCTTGGACTCCAGAAGGTGAGACAGGCAGTGACACCTTGCAACCagtctcctcagcttcttcccaaAGTGAGACTGAGCTGGAATCTGGTGAGAGCCCCTGCTTACAGGACACAGGACCCCGTGGATTGAGACCTGAGACCCAAAGTATAAAAAGAGCCCTTTCTGATACATCAGTCAATGTCGAGTCTTGTGGGGAGTCTAGTGAGGGTGGTGGTCAGCTCCACAGAGGCTCAAGCCAGGCAAGGGTCATGGCTTCCCAGGGGCAAGTCACCAAAGGTGACAACCCCTATATTTCCACCCAGAGTCACTTACCTTTGAACCACCCGGGTCTTCAGACAGAGAAGTATAGTGAGGGCACCAGGTGGCGGGAGGTCAGAGGTGAGCCTGTACTGAGACTGCCCCTGGTTCCGGGCCATTCTGGTtctcagaacacacagagagatgctcTCCCAGTTCCTGCCCGTGCCCCAGCCCAGCGGAGgcaaagaaagcagaagaggcCAGCTGGTGTTGTGTGCTTGCCCAGTGTCTCTGCCCCTTACCAAGTGGCTCAGAAAGGCCATGCCGGGCAGTGTTACCATTGCAGGGACACTCAATCCTCACTGGACACAGCCTTGCAAATGCCAGTGCCTCCGGAAAGAGAACAAGCCTGCCCAGGAAGCCCAGCACAGCAATTTCCTTCAAACTCATCCAGTGCAGAAAACCAGGCCGAGGATCTGAGATCCCCATGCTCTAGTTCTCTTGATTTTCGGGAAACACAAGCCACCAGCAAAGCCGCCACCATGGCTATGAGTGACTCAGACTGTGTTTCCAGCttttgtcatcccagcactcactcTGCAGAGCCAGTAGGGGACACCAAGTGCCAGGCTCACTCATCAACTCCCTCACCTGTCCACAGAGAAGAGGTTGGTTGCCTGCGGGACACGGCAGGGACCACCCCTGAGCCTTTCTCATCCTCTGTGCTACCGGACAGATGGCCTGAGGCAGAAGATCCAAGAACCTACCAAGATCGCTTACAGGTTGCACCATCTTCTCCCTTCACAGTCCCCAGTGGTCAGACACAGGCCTCTGTCTCTGAGGCCTGCTTAGGGGGAAGTAGTTTCTGCCCAACTCCATCCAAGGAACAAACATGTTCTGGAAGGGAGCCTGCAAGCAGCAGTAGAGCCAGCAGTGACCACAGTAGAGCCGATGGCTATGCAGGGGCCGGGAGGACTCTGCTGAGGAAGTCCCCTAGCATCAGGGGAAGCCTTGAGGAGCGGGAAGAGGATGGTGGAGTGACACCCAGTGCTCTGCCTTACACCTCTCCAGATGCTGTGGTCCGTGAGTGGCTAGGCAACATCCCAGAAAAGCCGGTATTCATGACATATGAGATGGCAGGTGAGACCACAGAGGTGCCCAATGATGGCCCAGAAGGTCCCAAGGAGGACCTGGGCGATGGCTGTTCTTTGAAAGTTCTGGGGGAACTGACTCAGGCCAGACAGCAGCCCCCAGAAGAGGTTACTGATGAGCACCCAGAGCCAGCAGAAGTCCTCTCAGGACCTGGTTCTGTGTGCTCCAAAATGGGAGGTGATCTGCATCCAGACGCAACACCAGGTGAAAGACTCAAGGCTCCTGCAGAATCTGGAATAGGAGAAGGGACCATAGCGGACCATGGTGTGAGCCTATGTGCACTCCCCACCAGGATCTCAACCTCTACACAGATCATGAAGGCCTTGCTAGGCTCCAAGCCAGGCCGGCCCAGCAGTCTACCAGAGGTCTCTAGCACAGTAGCCCAGAGGCTCAGCAGCTCTGCTGAGGCCCTTATTGCCTGCCTTGCCAAGCTCCATTTCTTTGATGAGGGTCTGGGGCCCCTGGATGGCAAAGTGAGGCTTGAAGAGTCCCCTAAGTACCAGGAGATGCTGAGTATCTCCCAGACCCTGTGGCCTGGGAGTGAGCTTGGGCAAGGCCAGCTGGACTTTGGCCTCAGAGGACTCACTTCACACCAGGCTCTGTTGGGGACTGAGGACTTCACACCCAGCTCCTCTTCTGGTGTGGATGTGAGTAGTGGCTCTGGAGGCTCAGGTGAGAGCAGTGTGCCCTGTGTCACGGAAAATACCCTGGCTCCCGAGAAGATAGATTTGCCCTTGAAAATCCCCTCTCAAAGACCTGATTCCAGgagccaggagtacacagagcTAGAGACTCATTCCACAGTCTCATCTGGCTCTCAGGTAAGGGCTTGTGCCACCAGTGGGGAGGAGGCAGGTaaaggaggcaggaagcagaCGTGGGGCAGTGCCCCAGAAGAATCGGTCGAAAGCACGATGCTGGAAGGGAATGCACAGTCAGAAGAAACAGAAGCGAGAGTAAGAGAAAGGCTACAGGAAAACAGTGTCCATGGAAAAGAGCTTCCAGAAGAAGGGGCTAGGGTCTGCAGTCAGGAAATGCTTGCAGCTGGCTCTCAGGATGGGGCAGGGTCGCCAGAAGACACCAGAGTGCCAAAAGATGACGCAGGAACTGATGCGGCCTCTGGAGAACTGGGACCCCTAGATGGGAGAGAGGAACACACAGAGTCCCCTCAGCATTTCAATGAGGGCAACTCAAGGGTTAGTGAGCATCAAGGTGCTCGCATACTGGAGCTTGGATTGGAAGAGATGCCCAGAGTGGGCGCAAGGGGCTGCAAGCAAGCCTGCATCAAGGCCAGCTCAGGAACCAGGGAGACAAACACATCCATGGCCCACAAGGGATCTCTGGACCCTGACCCAATCTGGGTGTTCAAGTTGCTGAAGAAGATAGAGAAAGCCTTCATGGCTCACCTGGCTGATGCCACAGCTGAACTCCGAGCCCGATGGAACCTTCATGACAACAACCTGCTGGACCAGATGGTGACGGAGCTGGAGCAGGATGTGGGCCAACGGTTGCAGGCAAGCACTGTCAGGGAAATCAGAAAGATCCAGAGCCGGGCAGGGAAGACGGTTCCAGAACCACCCCGGGaagccctcagaggccagacGTCTTTACAGACAGAGCAGCGCAGGCGTCGCCTTCAGGGCTTGCGCAACCTCTCAGCCCTCCCTGGCCAGGGTGCCCTCTCCCTCACCCTGGAGGATGGGCCCACAGCCTTAGGAATCAGGTCAGATTCAGGGCCTGTGGAGGATGAGTTCTGTCCCTGTGAAATCTGTCTGAAGAAGAAGAGGACCCCTAGATTCCCAAAGGATGCCACAACAGTCTCTGGTGCTCCGGTCAGAAAAGCCTTTGACCTACAGCAAATTCTACAGAGCAAGAAAGGAGGAAGCAGTAGTAGAGAGGCCATAGAGGTGGCCCCTCAGAAGACAGGGATGATGTTGTCTCAGGAGGACCCCAGAACTGACCAGGGAGCTGATGAGAAGCAAGGGCTGAGGTTGGCACAAGGGCTTGGGGTaactgagggagaggagggggaaggggaacagAGGCTGAAAGCAGAGCAGGGTACTGAGATTTTGAAAACAGAAGGATCTGGTTGCCATGTACTAGAAGAGGACACAGCCACTGAGGAAGATGGGAAAATCTGCATTGGCACTGTCCAAGAAAGCCAACAGCTAGAGGGAACTGAGATCAGGAAGGAGGAAACCCTGCACCAGAGTCTTAGAGATGAAGGCAATTCAGAGGCTCCAGCAGGAGAGGGTGCCCACTCTATGGAGATTCAGGAAGCttctacagacagacagacggaggTAGAAAGCAAAAGTCAAGATGTAAAGAAAGACAGCCCTTGGGTAAGCTCAGGAGAGAGCCAGGAAAGGGTGGGATCTGACAACACCAGCCTAGACCAAGAGGGGAGGCTCCCGAACCACTATCAAAGGCCAGTCCCCCAGAGCCACTACACAGAATGCTCCTCCAGGGCATCGTCTCTGGACAACTGCTCACAGGTGTCTCAGAAGGGCTCAGATGGAGACTTTCTAAGAGACCTCAAGCGCACCAAAGCCAAGAACAGCAGGATCTTACATGCAGAGAGGAAAGTCCCCATAATGTATCCAGAAAGTTCTTCTGAGCAAGAAGAAGCCCCCTCCAGCCCACAGCCTCCAaagcaggggaaaggggaagatgaGCAATCAGCTGGAAGCGTGGCTCATACCCAGGTTGGGGATAGGGTAGATGGCTTTGGCCAGGACGACTTAGATTTCTAG